In Nocardia asteroides, a single genomic region encodes these proteins:
- a CDS encoding DUF2339 domain-containing protein, which produces MVSRLLAVAGVAVTLTGVVMLLVLAAQAGWFGPVPRVAAGAVFSAVLVAAGIRVSGRAGGRVGGIALAATGIAGGYLDVLAVTTLYGWLHPIPGLAVAFGIAAGGVALAMQWRSQPFAVLVVAGVAVLSPAVTGDLALVAFLIVLMAAGLPVHRRFDWPALQIARTLPAVLATLWAVGEAVIDDPIDSRVLWILAGATVIALLGAVGVVDSVRRRPKDIVATVAFALSTVPLLSMPALFDRPAAAVVSGVTAAALLGAAALTSAKFAASLRIPLHTRATAAVAGALALFATCTAVTADDTLPIALLAVAAGFLAVGSQSRSLLAALLGTAFGVIGTGLLFTLANTETLATQRLAVDDLGFTTAVAAVLAVAVAGLGFRCLRTVAPNRDTGADSVFGVIAALIALYATTVTTVSIGVATGAADGFVAGHSAATILWMAGATAALFYGLRLLTRAPAAAKVALVSGLLVTAAALAKLFLFDLATLDGLVRVLAFLVVGVLLLLAGTRYARAFADAAAERQETAADAEG; this is translated from the coding sequence GTGGTCAGCCGCCTGCTTGCCGTCGCGGGCGTCGCGGTGACGCTGACCGGCGTCGTGATGCTGCTGGTCCTGGCCGCGCAGGCGGGCTGGTTCGGCCCGGTCCCGCGGGTCGCCGCGGGCGCGGTGTTCAGCGCGGTCCTGGTCGCCGCGGGAATCCGGGTCTCCGGCCGCGCGGGCGGCCGGGTCGGCGGCATCGCCCTCGCCGCAACCGGTATCGCCGGTGGCTACCTGGACGTCCTCGCCGTGACCACCCTGTACGGCTGGCTGCACCCGATCCCCGGCCTCGCCGTCGCCTTCGGCATCGCCGCGGGCGGCGTCGCCCTCGCCATGCAGTGGCGTTCGCAGCCGTTCGCGGTGCTGGTGGTCGCCGGCGTCGCGGTGCTCTCCCCGGCCGTCACCGGTGACCTCGCGCTCGTCGCCTTCCTGATCGTGCTCATGGCCGCGGGCCTCCCGGTGCACCGCCGCTTCGACTGGCCCGCACTGCAGATCGCCCGCACCCTGCCCGCCGTGCTCGCCACCCTGTGGGCCGTCGGCGAGGCGGTGATCGACGACCCCATCGACTCCCGGGTGCTCTGGATCCTGGCAGGCGCCACCGTGATCGCGCTGCTCGGCGCCGTCGGCGTGGTCGACAGCGTGCGCCGCCGCCCGAAGGACATCGTCGCCACCGTCGCCTTCGCCCTGTCCACGGTCCCGCTGCTGAGCATGCCCGCGCTCTTCGACCGCCCCGCCGCGGCCGTCGTCTCCGGCGTCACCGCCGCCGCCCTGCTCGGCGCCGCCGCGCTCACCTCCGCGAAATTCGCCGCGTCGCTGCGCATTCCGCTGCACACGAGGGCCACCGCCGCGGTGGCGGGCGCGCTCGCGCTGTTCGCCACCTGTACCGCGGTGACCGCTGACGACACGCTGCCGATCGCGCTCCTCGCGGTCGCCGCCGGCTTCCTCGCCGTCGGCAGCCAGTCGAGGTCGCTGCTCGCGGCCCTGCTCGGCACCGCCTTCGGCGTCATCGGCACCGGCCTGCTGTTCACCCTGGCGAACACCGAAACCCTCGCCACCCAGCGCCTCGCGGTCGACGACCTCGGCTTCACCACCGCCGTCGCCGCGGTGCTCGCCGTCGCCGTCGCGGGCCTCGGCTTCCGCTGCCTGCGCACCGTCGCCCCGAACCGGGACACCGGCGCGGACTCCGTCTTCGGCGTCATCGCCGCCCTAATCGCGCTCTACGCCACCACCGTCACCACGGTCTCCATCGGCGTGGCGACCGGCGCCGCCGACGGCTTCGTCGCCGGCCACAGCGCCGCCACCATCCTCTGGATGGCCGGTGCCACCGCCGCGCTCTTCTACGGCCTCCGCCTGCTCACCCGCGCCCCCGCCGCCGCCAAGGTCGCCCTGGTCTCCGGGTTGCTCGTCACCGCGGCGGCGCTCGCCAAACTCTTCCTCTTCGACCTCGCCACCCTCGACGGCCTGGTCCGCGTCCTCGCCTTCCTGGTGGTCGGCGTCCTGCTCCTGCTCGCCGGAACCCGCTACGCCCGCGCCTTCGCCGACGCGGCCGCGGAGCGGCAGGAGACCGCCGCGGACGCCGAGGGGTGA
- a CDS encoding helix-turn-helix domain-containing protein produces the protein MDDSTIGVRIRYFRGRALTQRQLADQAGVSVDLVRKLEQGGRQTASIASLQKIARALDVDIADLIGKKQGGVPSTDPDAGIVAIRRALTPVDDLLGAAPDDRSADLDEGRRAVEYAWGAYWTGRYELLTSLLPTGLTQLRATVHAARNGSVAPANELLARMYWVTGCTLVHLGQTDPAFLAIRQALTAAERGDDPLLLGTIRGSVAWQLLVQGRYAESRGVALRAAAELEPDGEVAAPHLAAYGSLVLQGATAAGRAQEVPEALALVQAAGEVAGRLGADRRDYETYFGPSQVVMQTVDVNVSAERYPEALAAAATMPARCGLPQASRARHLTDTAVALTRTGKRGRALDTLLDAERVGGADWLKYQTLPKHIVSELLDHDRRLPLRTFARRLGVHA, from the coding sequence ATGGACGATTCGACGATCGGAGTGCGGATCCGCTACTTCCGCGGGCGCGCGCTGACCCAGCGGCAGCTAGCGGACCAGGCCGGCGTCAGCGTCGATCTGGTGCGCAAGCTGGAGCAGGGCGGCAGGCAGACGGCGTCGATCGCGAGTCTGCAGAAGATCGCCCGCGCCCTCGACGTCGACATCGCCGACCTGATCGGCAAGAAGCAGGGCGGTGTCCCCTCCACCGACCCGGACGCGGGGATCGTCGCGATCCGCCGCGCCCTCACCCCCGTCGACGACCTGCTCGGCGCCGCCCCCGACGACCGCTCCGCCGACCTGGACGAGGGCCGCCGCGCGGTCGAGTACGCCTGGGGCGCCTACTGGACCGGCCGGTACGAACTGCTCACCTCGCTGCTGCCGACCGGGCTCACCCAGCTCCGCGCGACGGTGCACGCCGCGCGCAACGGCTCGGTGGCCCCGGCGAACGAGCTGCTGGCCCGGATGTACTGGGTCACCGGCTGCACGCTGGTGCACCTGGGCCAGACCGACCCGGCCTTCCTGGCGATCCGGCAGGCGCTCACCGCCGCCGAGCGCGGCGACGATCCGCTGCTGCTCGGCACGATTCGCGGCTCGGTCGCCTGGCAGTTGCTGGTCCAGGGCCGCTACGCCGAGTCGCGCGGGGTCGCGCTGCGCGCCGCCGCCGAGCTGGAGCCGGACGGCGAGGTCGCCGCGCCGCACCTGGCCGCCTACGGCTCGCTGGTGCTGCAGGGCGCGACGGCGGCGGGCCGCGCGCAGGAGGTTCCCGAGGCGCTCGCGCTGGTACAGGCTGCCGGCGAGGTGGCGGGGCGGCTCGGCGCCGACCGGCGCGACTACGAGACCTACTTCGGCCCGTCCCAGGTCGTCATGCAGACGGTGGACGTGAACGTCTCGGCCGAGCGCTACCCGGAGGCGCTGGCGGCCGCCGCCACCATGCCGGCGCGATGCGGGCTACCGCAGGCATCCCGGGCCAGGCACCTCACCGACACCGCGGTCGCGCTGACCCGAACCGGCAAGCGCGGACGGGCGCTGGACACCCTGCTCGACGCCGAGCGGGTCGGCGGCGCGGACTGGCTCAAGTACCAGACGCTGCCGAAGCACATCGTCTCGGAGCTGCTCGACCACGACCGCAGGCTGCCGCTGCGTACCTTCGCCCGCAGGCTCGGCGTACACGCCTGA
- a CDS encoding DUF1707 SHOCT-like domain-containing protein: protein MSDRELRVSDAEREHVGQLLQRAVGLGMLSLGEFTERMDTALAAKTRGELNAVLIDLPGMRLVGRPAAPTSNFVNYPPGPAFAPRPAQPISGDGGSVIRARMSGVTRRGRWQVPPVLRLNSWMSSVTLDFTQAIMTTQVVELHMDDYCSGLTLVVPTETTVDLNNIDLIGSSISNKVRTGPPFGRLHLIVAGRVRFGSVTAKHPLSAHWRKLMGYQH, encoded by the coding sequence GTGAGCGATCGCGAGCTGCGGGTCTCCGATGCCGAGCGCGAGCACGTCGGGCAATTGCTGCAGCGCGCCGTCGGATTGGGCATGCTCTCGCTCGGCGAGTTCACCGAGCGGATGGACACCGCGCTGGCCGCCAAGACCCGCGGCGAGCTCAACGCCGTGCTCATCGACCTGCCCGGCATGCGGCTGGTCGGCCGCCCCGCCGCGCCCACGTCGAACTTCGTGAACTACCCGCCCGGCCCCGCCTTCGCCCCCCGCCCGGCGCAGCCGATCTCCGGCGACGGCGGCTCGGTGATCCGGGCCAGGATGTCCGGGGTCACCCGCAGGGGGCGCTGGCAGGTGCCGCCGGTGCTGCGGCTGAACTCCTGGATGTCCTCGGTGACGCTGGATTTCACCCAGGCGATCATGACCACCCAGGTGGTCGAGCTGCACATGGACGACTACTGCAGCGGCCTCACCCTTGTCGTCCCCACCGAGACCACCGTCGACCTGAACAACATCGACCTGATCGGCTCCAGCATCAGCAACAAGGTGCGCACCGGCCCGCCCTTCGGCAGGCTGCACCTGATCGTGGCGGGCCGGGTCCGCTTCGGCTCGGTTACCGCCAAGCACCCGCTCAGCGCGCACTGGCGCAAGCTGATGGGGTATCAGCACTGA
- a CDS encoding response regulator has translation MVVDDHPMWRDGVSRDLAEAGFTVAATADGVGTAGRRAAAVQPDVVLMDMQLLDGTGAQATAEVLRVSPHSRVLVLSASAERDDVLEAIKAGATGYLVKSASATELIEAVRATAAGQPVFTPGLAGLVLGEYRRIATTPPAADEPHRPALTDRETEVLRMVAKGLSAKQIAGRLNLSHRTVENHVQATLRKLQLANRVELTRYAIEQGLE, from the coding sequence ATGGTGGTGGACGACCACCCGATGTGGCGGGACGGGGTTTCCCGCGACCTCGCGGAGGCGGGGTTCACCGTCGCCGCCACCGCCGACGGCGTCGGCACCGCGGGGCGCAGGGCCGCCGCGGTACAGCCCGATGTCGTGCTCATGGACATGCAGCTGCTGGACGGCACCGGCGCGCAGGCCACCGCCGAGGTGCTCCGGGTCTCCCCGCACAGCCGGGTGCTCGTGCTCAGCGCCTCCGCCGAGCGCGACGACGTCCTCGAGGCCATCAAGGCCGGCGCCACCGGCTACCTGGTGAAGAGCGCCTCCGCCACCGAGCTGATCGAGGCGGTGCGCGCCACCGCGGCCGGTCAGCCCGTCTTCACGCCCGGGCTGGCCGGGCTGGTGCTCGGCGAGTACCGCCGGATCGCCACCACCCCGCCCGCCGCGGACGAACCGCACCGCCCCGCGCTCACCGACCGGGAGACCGAGGTGCTGCGCATGGTCGCCAAGGGGCTCTCCGCCAAGCAGATCGCGGGCAGGCTCAACCTCAGCCACCGGACGGTGGAGAACCACGTGCAGGCCACGCTGCGCAAACTCCAGCTGGCGAACCGGGTCGAGCTCACCCGCTACGCCATCGAACAGGGCCTCGAGTAG
- the macS gene encoding MacS family sensor histidine kinase: MSDPGGPDSAGASRRTDSTGAAVAPLWRAAQAFRLVTLLYAVGQQVASVPNYHNQRLSWVLIALMAVWSGVSALMLSQWHFPEVARRLRVWVVIGDHVVVILLIASTRLVADYDWYHGHQTLPTTLWATNAVISAAILRGPVAGVLSGLLIASVALTVRDQWGNDVWTDATVPVLVSVGLALGLAAETARRAQGQVERAVRLTAAAEERERLAREVHDGVLQVLAYIKRRGTEIGGATAELARRAGEQEVALRVLLSEQGGRRAGGEPGDEVDLRPLLTAQARPDVSVSTPGEPVLLGAAAAAELDGAVRNALANVAQHAGPEAKAYVLLEDTGEELIVSVRDDGVGIPPGRLAEAEAEGRLGVSRSIVGRLGALGGTAVLLTEETGGVGFGTEWEFRIPLRGVAR, encoded by the coding sequence ATGAGCGACCCGGGCGGGCCTGACTCGGCGGGCGCGAGCCGCCGGACGGACTCGACCGGCGCCGCCGTCGCCCCGCTCTGGCGCGCCGCGCAGGCGTTTCGCCTGGTCACCCTGTTGTACGCGGTGGGGCAGCAGGTCGCCTCGGTGCCGAACTACCACAACCAGCGGCTGAGCTGGGTGCTGATCGCGCTGATGGCGGTGTGGTCGGGGGTGAGCGCGCTGATGCTCTCGCAGTGGCACTTTCCGGAGGTGGCGCGGCGGCTGCGGGTCTGGGTGGTGATCGGCGACCACGTGGTGGTGATCCTGCTGATCGCCTCGACCCGGCTGGTCGCCGACTACGACTGGTACCACGGCCACCAGACCCTGCCGACCACGCTCTGGGCCACCAACGCGGTGATCTCCGCGGCCATCCTGCGCGGCCCCGTGGCCGGTGTGCTCTCCGGGCTGCTCATCGCCTCGGTCGCGCTGACCGTGCGCGACCAGTGGGGCAACGACGTCTGGACCGACGCCACCGTGCCGGTGCTTGTCTCGGTCGGGCTCGCGCTCGGGCTCGCCGCCGAGACCGCGCGCCGGGCGCAGGGCCAGGTGGAGCGCGCGGTGCGGCTCACCGCGGCCGCCGAGGAGCGCGAGCGGCTGGCCCGCGAGGTGCACGACGGCGTGCTCCAGGTGCTCGCCTACATCAAGCGGCGCGGCACCGAGATCGGCGGCGCCACCGCGGAACTCGCGCGGCGCGCGGGCGAGCAGGAGGTGGCGCTGCGGGTGCTGCTCTCCGAGCAGGGCGGGCGGCGGGCCGGTGGCGAGCCCGGCGACGAGGTCGACCTGCGGCCGCTGCTCACCGCGCAGGCTCGGCCTGACGTGTCGGTCTCCACCCCCGGCGAGCCGGTGCTGCTCGGCGCCGCGGCCGCCGCCGAGCTGGACGGGGCGGTGCGCAACGCGCTGGCGAACGTCGCGCAGCACGCCGGGCCGGAGGCGAAGGCGTATGTCCTGCTGGAGGACACCGGCGAGGAGCTGATCGTGAGCGTGCGCGACGACGGGGTCGGCATTCCGCCGGGGCGGCTGGCCGAGGCCGAGGCGGAGGGGCGGCTCGGGGTGTCGCGCAGCATCGTCGGCAGGCTGGGCGCGCTCGGCGGCACCGCGGTGCTGCTCACCGAGGAGACCGGCGGGGTCGGGTTCGGCACGGAGTGGGAGTTCCGTATCCCCCTGCGGGGGGTGGCACGATGA
- a CDS encoding AI-2E family transporter gives MTEAAAKPERHPADAVHPLVRQSAEWAWRLLVILGAFLALSMIVQRMATVVIPIAIALLAAALLAPLVDWMQRRGVPRGAGVVVTLLGSIGLVAGVLTFVVEQFIDGVPQLSDEVTNSIHTIQDWLINGPPHLSDDQIRNAGDTIVRTIQDNQDSVTSGALTTATVVGHILTGTFLTLFILIFFLYGGEQIWQFVTRIVPTEHRARIRTAGRLGFGSLVGFVRATVVVAAVDAIGIGAGLAILGVPLALPLGSLVFVGAFIPIIGAFLAGFIAVFIALVTKGFVTALIVLGIIIAVMQLEGHVLQPLLLGRAVSIHPLGVVLAITAGVVVAGIVGGLLAVPIVAVLNTAIRSLLAGEPEEMFEEIQTVTPERGLYDAEPDDMPAPDRLELGTVAAEESARVALRKRAADRGDADPSTPDAGGNPAARPESAARPGEDDADERPGRA, from the coding sequence ATGACCGAGGCAGCGGCGAAGCCGGAGCGGCATCCGGCGGACGCGGTGCACCCGCTGGTCCGGCAGAGCGCGGAGTGGGCCTGGCGGCTGCTGGTGATCCTCGGCGCCTTCCTCGCGCTGAGCATGATCGTGCAGCGGATGGCGACCGTGGTGATCCCGATCGCCATCGCGCTGCTCGCGGCGGCGCTGCTTGCCCCGCTGGTGGACTGGATGCAGCGCAGGGGGGTGCCGCGCGGGGCGGGGGTCGTCGTCACGCTGCTCGGCTCGATCGGGCTGGTGGCCGGAGTCCTGACCTTCGTGGTCGAGCAGTTCATCGACGGCGTGCCGCAGCTCTCCGACGAGGTCACCAACAGCATCCACACCATCCAGGACTGGCTGATCAACGGCCCGCCGCACCTCAGCGACGACCAGATCCGCAATGCGGGCGACACCATCGTCCGCACCATCCAGGACAATCAGGACAGTGTGACCAGCGGCGCGCTCACCACCGCGACGGTGGTCGGGCACATCCTCACCGGCACCTTCCTGACCCTGTTCATCCTGATCTTCTTCCTCTACGGTGGCGAGCAGATCTGGCAGTTCGTCACCCGGATCGTGCCGACCGAGCACCGCGCCCGCATCCGCACCGCGGGCAGGCTCGGCTTCGGCTCGCTGGTCGGCTTCGTCCGGGCGACCGTCGTTGTGGCCGCGGTGGACGCCATCGGCATCGGCGCCGGACTCGCGATCCTCGGTGTGCCGCTGGCGCTTCCGCTCGGCTCGCTGGTCTTCGTCGGCGCCTTCATCCCGATCATCGGCGCCTTCCTGGCCGGCTTCATCGCGGTCTTCATCGCGCTGGTCACCAAGGGGTTCGTCACCGCGCTGATCGTGCTCGGCATCATCATCGCGGTCATGCAGCTGGAAGGGCATGTGCTGCAACCGCTGCTGCTCGGCCGGGCGGTGAGCATCCACCCGCTCGGCGTGGTGCTGGCGATCACCGCGGGCGTCGTGGTCGCCGGGATCGTGGGCGGGTTGCTCGCGGTGCCCATCGTCGCGGTGCTGAACACCGCCATCCGCTCGCTGCTCGCCGGTGAGCCGGAGGAGATGTTCGAGGAGATCCAGACCGTCACCCCGGAGCGCGGGCTCTACGACGCCGAGCCGGACGACATGCCCGCACCGGACCGGCTGGAGCTGGGCACCGTCGCCGCCGAGGAGTCGGCGCGGGTGGCGCTGCGCAAGCGCGCGGCCGATCGGGGTGACGCGGACCCGTCCACCCCGGATGCCGGCGGTAACCCGGCGGCACGGCCGGAGTCCGCCGCGCGACCCGGCGAAGACGACGCCGATGAGCGACCCGGGCGGGCCTGA
- a CDS encoding adenylate/guanylate cyclase domain-containing protein: MRTRWPLYLTSMLLANAFGGILVWAFIQYGLPVPEGEQGGPRRTGLLVPVAVFGAGGVLSLTASALMLRPVMRWQMRGGPPSRREQMAALHAPLRQAIVHLLIWLVGGGILTGFILLDSPELALAVIVTQCMAATIVFGFTYMLGERILRPVAAQALTEGTFDHTLTPGVGTRMAMTWGMGTFAPTIAIVLLCVTQISSDVKFSAQSLAVSILLLCGVVILQALALSMLTGSSISDPVRQLSQAIDRVQEGSVDVQVEVFDGSEIGLLQVGFNRMMEEAAKRRQLQELFGRHVGEEVAQRALDYGTELGGETRFVAVLFVDMVGSTATAAERPPTEVVSLLNEFFRIVVDVIDRHHGFVNKFVGDAALAIFGAPLDRPDAPTAALAAARELRETLREVPGLDIGIGVSAGLAVAGNIGAANRFEYTVIGDPVNEASRLTELAKDRPERVLASGSALYFADDGEQSFWTTGEEVQLRGRRRMTLLAWPRERTGASGAADSEQARWLG; this comes from the coding sequence ATGCGAACGCGGTGGCCGCTCTACCTGACCTCCATGCTGCTGGCCAATGCCTTCGGCGGCATCCTGGTCTGGGCCTTCATCCAGTACGGGCTGCCGGTTCCCGAGGGCGAGCAGGGCGGGCCGCGGCGGACGGGGCTGCTGGTCCCGGTCGCCGTCTTCGGCGCGGGCGGGGTGCTCAGCCTGACCGCGTCGGCGCTCATGCTGCGCCCGGTCATGCGCTGGCAGATGCGCGGCGGGCCGCCGAGCAGGCGCGAGCAGATGGCCGCGCTGCACGCCCCGCTGCGCCAGGCCATCGTGCACCTGCTCATCTGGCTGGTCGGCGGCGGCATCCTGACCGGCTTCATCCTGCTCGACTCGCCCGAGCTGGCGCTGGCGGTGATCGTCACCCAGTGCATGGCGGCGACCATCGTCTTCGGCTTCACCTACATGCTCGGCGAGCGCATCCTGCGCCCGGTCGCGGCGCAGGCGCTCACCGAGGGCACCTTCGACCACACGCTCACCCCCGGCGTCGGCACCAGGATGGCGATGACCTGGGGCATGGGCACCTTCGCGCCGACCATCGCGATCGTGCTGCTCTGCGTCACCCAGATCTCCTCGGACGTGAAGTTCTCCGCGCAGTCGCTCGCCGTCTCGATCCTGCTGCTCTGCGGCGTGGTGATCCTGCAGGCCCTGGCTCTGTCGATGCTCACCGGCTCCAGCATCTCCGACCCGGTGCGCCAGCTCAGCCAGGCCATCGACCGGGTGCAGGAGGGCTCGGTGGATGTGCAGGTCGAGGTGTTCGACGGCAGCGAGATCGGGCTGCTCCAGGTCGGTTTCAACCGGATGATGGAGGAGGCGGCGAAGCGCCGCCAGCTGCAGGAGCTGTTCGGCAGGCACGTCGGCGAGGAGGTCGCGCAGCGCGCGCTCGACTACGGCACCGAGCTCGGCGGCGAGACCAGGTTCGTCGCGGTGCTCTTCGTGGACATGGTCGGCTCCACCGCGACCGCGGCCGAGCGGCCGCCGACCGAGGTGGTCAGCCTGCTCAACGAGTTCTTCCGGATCGTGGTCGACGTCATCGACCGGCACCACGGCTTCGTCAACAAGTTCGTCGGCGACGCCGCGCTCGCCATCTTCGGCGCCCCGCTCGACCGCCCCGACGCCCCGACCGCCGCGCTCGCCGCCGCCCGCGAGCTGCGCGAGACGCTGCGCGAGGTGCCCGGCCTCGACATCGGCATCGGGGTCTCCGCCGGCCTGGCCGTCGCGGGCAATATCGGCGCCGCCAACCGCTTCGAGTACACCGTGATCGGCGACCCGGTGAACGAGGCGTCGCGCTTGACCGAGCTCGCCAAGGACCGCCCGGAGCGGGTGCTCGCCTCCGGCAGCGCGCTGTATTTCGCCGACGACGGCGAGCAGAGCTTCTGGACCACCGGCGAGGAGGTCCAGCTGCGCGGCCGCCGCCGGATGACGCTGCTGGCCTGGCCGCGGGAGCGCACCGGCGCGAGCGGTGCTGCCGACTCGGAACAGGCCCGTTGGCTAGGCTGA
- a CDS encoding lysylphosphatidylglycerol synthase transmembrane domain-containing protein — MTANGERVGTRARRVPKRARYRWLLGVAVLALLVGEGVYLWPRLHESWQKLTEIHWGWVALCVVLQALSMSGFGRVQKQLLRAGGVLVSQLRSVAVVYGATAMSVTLPAGQVFSTAFTYRQTRRWGANPVVASWQLVFSGVVAAAGLALLGVSGAILAGDRIGPAQLVLSLAAVAALATAGNYLARRPGSLEALLRRGLALVNRVRKRPREHGLAKVTEMLGQLESVRLSSTDGALVGVWAVVHRLADVACLGAACYAIGGDPVWAGLLIAFAAGKAVGSIPFAPGGIVYVDATLIYALTAAAGLPAAQAVAAAFVYRMVSFVLVAIVGWIVFAFLFRTPHADEAEYEREFESRRPR, encoded by the coding sequence GTGACGGCCAACGGCGAACGGGTGGGTACCCGGGCGCGCCGTGTCCCGAAACGCGCCCGGTACCGCTGGCTGCTCGGCGTCGCGGTGCTGGCGCTGCTCGTCGGCGAGGGCGTCTACCTCTGGCCGCGGCTGCACGAGAGCTGGCAGAAGCTCACCGAGATCCACTGGGGCTGGGTGGCGCTCTGCGTCGTCCTGCAGGCGCTCTCGATGAGCGGTTTCGGCCGGGTGCAGAAGCAGCTGCTGCGCGCGGGCGGGGTGCTGGTCAGCCAGTTGCGCTCGGTGGCTGTGGTCTACGGCGCGACCGCGATGTCGGTGACGCTGCCCGCCGGGCAGGTCTTCTCCACCGCCTTCACCTACCGGCAGACCAGGCGCTGGGGCGCCAATCCGGTGGTCGCCTCCTGGCAGCTGGTCTTCTCCGGGGTCGTCGCCGCGGCCGGGCTCGCGCTGCTCGGGGTGAGCGGGGCGATCCTGGCGGGCGACCGGATCGGTCCGGCTCAGCTGGTGCTCTCGCTCGCCGCGGTGGCCGCGCTCGCCACCGCGGGCAACTACCTCGCGCGCCGGCCGGGCTCGCTGGAGGCGCTGCTCCGGCGCGGGCTCGCGCTGGTCAACCGGGTGCGCAAGCGGCCGCGCGAGCACGGGTTGGCCAAGGTCACCGAGATGCTCGGGCAGCTGGAGTCGGTGCGGCTGAGCAGCACCGACGGTGCGCTGGTCGGGGTCTGGGCGGTGGTGCACCGGCTCGCCGACGTGGCCTGTCTCGGCGCCGCCTGCTACGCCATCGGCGGCGACCCGGTGTGGGCCGGGCTGCTCATCGCCTTCGCCGCGGGCAAGGCGGTCGGCTCGATCCCATTCGCGCCGGGCGGCATCGTCTACGTGGACGCCACGCTGATCTACGCGCTGACCGCCGCCGCCGGGCTGCCCGCCGCGCAGGCCGTCGCCGCCGCCTTCGTCTACCGCATGGTGAGCTTCGTGCTGGTCGCGATCGTCGGCTGGATCGTCTTCGCCTTCCTCTTCCGCACCCCGCACGCCGACGAGGCGGAGTACGAGCGGGAATTCGAATCCCGCCGCCCGCGCTGA
- a CDS encoding DUF3054 domain-containing protein: MRTLVPLLVDVVLVILFCAIGRRSHEEAVLAGLLRTAWPFAAGLALGWLGALLLARRTADAFDGSLLWPSGVLIWAVTLAGGMVLRAVSGQGTAFSFVLVATGVLALFLLGWRAAVSALG; this comes from the coding sequence GTGAGGACCCTGGTGCCGCTGCTCGTCGATGTCGTGCTGGTGATCCTGTTCTGCGCCATCGGCAGGCGCAGCCACGAGGAGGCGGTGCTGGCCGGGCTGCTGCGCACGGCGTGGCCGTTCGCCGCCGGGCTCGCGCTCGGCTGGCTGGGCGCGCTGCTGCTGGCCAGGCGCACCGCCGACGCCTTCGACGGCTCCCTGCTGTGGCCGTCCGGCGTGCTGATCTGGGCGGTCACCCTGGCCGGTGGGATGGTGCTGCGCGCGGTCTCCGGTCAGGGCACCGCCTTCAGCTTCGTGCTCGTCGCAACCGGGGTGCTGGCGCTGTTCCTGCTCGGCTGGCGCGCGGCGGTCTCCGCACTGGGCTGA